One region of Halohasta litchfieldiae genomic DNA includes:
- a CDS encoding DUF4255 domain-containing protein: protein MATYTAIADVSETLVALLRDQFAARDDVFSMGGESVSLVAPDAVDEESETRLSVSLYRIEENASMKNTDLAHAAGDPTVSQEPPLALDLYYLVTAYPGGGSDDETAATVEQQRVLGLAMQTFHDNAVLSDDQLTGSLDPDVDLQISLVSTSVDELTGLWSTVPEAAFQPSAVYHVGPVLIDSRQREEVTPVTDRETTVDRTPER from the coding sequence ATGGCCACATACACCGCGATTGCGGACGTAAGCGAGACACTGGTTGCACTGCTTCGTGACCAGTTTGCCGCCCGCGATGACGTGTTTTCGATGGGCGGTGAGTCGGTTTCGCTGGTTGCGCCCGACGCAGTCGACGAGGAATCCGAGACACGGCTTTCGGTGTCGCTGTATCGGATCGAAGAGAACGCCTCGATGAAAAATACTGATTTGGCCCACGCGGCAGGCGATCCAACTGTCTCCCAGGAGCCGCCGCTCGCGCTTGATCTCTACTATCTGGTGACTGCCTACCCCGGTGGTGGGAGTGACGACGAGACAGCCGCGACAGTCGAACAGCAGCGCGTGTTGGGGCTGGCGATGCAGACGTTCCACGACAACGCCGTCCTGAGCGACGATCAGCTCACCGGCTCCCTCGATCCGGACGTCGACCTGCAGATCTCGCTGGTCAGTACCTCGGTCGACGAACTCACTGGGCTTTGGTCGACGGTCCCCGAGGCCGCCTTCCAGCCATCGGCGGTCTACCACGTCGGCCCGGTACTCATTGACTCCCGGCAGCGTGAGGAGGTAACGCCGGTCACTGATCGCGAGACGACAGTCGACCGCACGCCCGAGCGATAG